The region CGCTCTGCAGACACCATAAAGGCCGAAGTGACGCAAATCGCCGGCAACCTGGCCACGACGCTGGCGGAAGTCCAGCGATCTCGGGAAGGTTCAGAAGAAGCCACAGGCGGCATTTCTGGTGCTTCTGACTCAGCAGAGTCTATACCGTGGCGCAAAGAGAAGAAACTCATTCTTCGCAAGCTGGAAATGTTAGCAGGGTGCCCACTGATTGATATAGGTGCTCTACAAGACAGCACTTTTTTGGACACACGGCTGGCACTCATCAGTGAAAGCTCACCCCAGCCGCCTACTACGCATAGGCTGTCTGTCACTGAATACCTGTCATCAAGAGCTTTCTTTGGAGACAGAGTGTACGTACTGGGATTGACAAATGCTAGGCACGTATTACGGCATGCTGGGACTGCATGCGGCGAAAAGAAAGTAGCCACAATAGTTATCTGGGATTCCAGGGACAGGTATCTCAAGGTTACCCTCATGATCGTCAAAGATATGTTCTTTCAAGCTCGTCTTGAAGTGCATTTGGAGTTCTTCTGCCTCATTCCATCCTCTCGTTTGCCATCCGTTCGACATACTGTGAGAGTGCTGCATAAAGAGCCTCGGAAGAGTCTTATCATGGATTGGTGGGATGAAGTCAGCAGATCTGGGACAAAATACTCTCACTTTAGAATATATTTTGCATTTTTCAAAGAAGAGGGTTTCCTTCACGACGGAGATTTGCGCCTCGAATTGAATCAGCATGTATCTTAATCGACGGGCACGCACTGTCGTCGAGCCTCTGGTTGTCATAGATGTAGACCACGCTTTCCTTGGGCATCGTTTTCGTTTATAAGTTAACTTTTGTCTCTCTATCAATTGGGCTTTTTTATCGATTATTGTTTTCTTCCTGAAAAACAACTTCCTAGACACTCTTGCCCGACTGTACCACTTTTGACATTGACGCGCATTGAATTTACCTAATAAATTCTTTTTAacaggcagccgccgcggtggctgagtggttatggcgctcggctgccagcccgaaagacgcgggttcgatcccggccgcggcggtcgaatttcgatggaggcggaattctagaggcccgtgtgctgtgcgatgtcagtgcacgtaaaagaaccccgggtggtcgaaatttccggaccccttcactacggcgtccctcatagcctgagtcgctttgggacgttaaaccccccataaaccataaatctttTTAACAGGCCTCTTGCGGACAACGAATTCGGGGCTGCCCATGGGCGCCTTGTTTGTCCGTAGACTGCTCCGTGAACAAATGATTAGCCCAGGCTCACTCGGTAGTTCCTCAAGTGCCTTTCCAATAAATATGTCCATGTTTTAGAGCGCAGATCTTAAGCCTCCGTACGTAGGTTGAATATCGTCGACGCCGTTGGCGAAACCGAGCTTAgtcataaataaacaaataacaaaataaaataacaCATTGTTGTGACTTGTATTCAGACCCGtagcagcgcgaacagatcagctccgctggccccAGCACGGGAGCGCTAGGCTATCGCTGCAGCTGATCCCACTTTGagttaagctgcaacacactctcgcactgtgcattgcacatcgtcgtcttcgtcaactaacGCTACTATCGAAATAATATCGTTGTCAGACCTGCCAATGACACAGCAAAGGcaaacaatgagcctacagagcctgagacGCTGATAGAGGTGCTCACAACtttcgcattggagaaaatcgTAACCAGCCTTACATTTGTTTCAttcaaccacttttttttttgttttaggacGTGCTCATATTAGACCACTTCggagaaatgtgaaaaaaaaaaacgaatacaaGTGTTTTCGCGTAAGATCAGCCAGGTGTGTGCGTTAATGATTTTGAATTCTGCGAAAATTGAGTACCTCAGAGATGTTGGGCGTGAAAAACAAAGGGGTTAGTAAAATATAGGGGTTAGTAAAATATGGCTGAAAATTTGACATTTCGCTGATTTGCAGCGATGGGCCCCGAAAACAATTTTCTATGATACGTAAAGAAGCACATTCAGACACACGGCGCCGAACCCAAAACGCGTCCAAGTGCTAAAGCTCATCAGATTGCTTGTAATTTTCTAAGGATGAGATACCAAATTTGGCTAATGAGCGACTTAAGCGTGTATTAAATCGCCTTCCTAATTGTGCTAAAATTAGTTTATAAATAATTGGCGGCAAGTTTCGTTGTTACCGTTGAACTAAATTCATCAGGATTTGTAACTGAAGTTTTTCTTTAATGCATTTCTTTAATATTCTTTTCAGCCGATTATTGAAACGTTTATCTACTGCTATTTTATTTTGATGCGTCAACAATTAATTATGCGGTTTTTCTGCGGAAAATAAACGTGTATCATTATGTTGCTTTCACCGTTCAGAGTAATGAGTGCTCTGAAAAAGTAAAACTAGAATTTTATTACTGGTTGGTCCTAAGCTAGAAATTGGCAATATTTACTCTATTTAGCCTCATTGCGGGGGCATCGTGTATCGTTCTTTCGTTCACGCCCTGAGGTGAACGAACTGCCTTATATGCCGCGTCGCTCCTACACCCGTGTCCTGCCATTATGCTACACATACTACACCCACACGCTTGCCATTCACTGCTACAAGTGATCGCGATCCGAACGTCAAATCAGGTAAGGCTCCACAACCCCTCCCTCTTCTCTCAGCTTTCGATGTGCTTTCCCTCTCCTTACTTGGAGAACTGCCATTGCAGAGCTGACAGAGTTGCCATCCTCTGAGCATCTGCGGTGGCGCTGTGGTTATGGCGAGCAGCTGCTAAGTGCGGACCGAACCCCTGGTGTGGTGGgcgcatttggatggaggcggattgcataaaacgcccgtgtgctgtgcgttgtcagctcAGTATAAGAAAGCCACGTGGTCTAAACTAATCACGACTCGTCCACTACCGTGTCTCTCGTGGGCCGTGTGCTGGTTCGGGCCGGTGAATCCCACACGATGCACCTCAGCAGGTCGCCTCATACCCCGGCTTCCGCGTTCACACTCACCGCATGACAGAACTAGATTTTATCGGTGGCGTGAGGTTTCCCTTCCCGGCTATCGTTCTGTGAACTAACCAAGTGTTATCCATGGCATCTCGTATGGTTAATGATAGCGAGAGGTTAAGTAATCCACCCGCAATCGTCCTTTATTGCGGCCACGAAATTTCTGGTGGCTAAATATGCTCTCAGAAGGCTATTGCTCTTAGCGCTCAACGCGTTCTTCCAGCGTGGTGACGCTGAATAAACAATTCACGCCGTCTTCCGCAGGACCACTGTGGAGATTGGTGAAACATAACTGATTTTTCTGAGCGCTTATGTGTGCATATGTTTAATGTGCACGCCTGTTCGACCTGAGCTGCGGATGCTTTGCACTCGATAAACCAGAGCGCGATCGTCCTTTACCGTGCGACTGTAGGGTCCACACAAAAATGGGACCAAAGCACGTGCGCCCTTGCCATTCCATCCCCGCATCCTACCTGCAGCTCTTCTTAAGGCTGGATGCGCGGACATTACTGCATGAACGCGCACGTAGAATGGACAACGAGGCTGGGGATGGCACCTCAAAGACGAACGGTCTCTCCGCTCGCGATGGTGTGGACAA is a window of Amblyomma americanum isolate KBUSLIRL-KWMA chromosome 4, ASM5285725v1, whole genome shotgun sequence DNA encoding:
- the LOC144128005 gene encoding uncharacterized protein LOC144128005 isoform X1 — translated: MPDQGPRVLYRLRDHIAGANWRPTRFAEAVPNIRICGLCRMIPKRTVALPCSHVLCESCHKACTQDGGGVCPLDGDAFADDECGWTPLSERKAKDLKAHCWNEAHGCEFVGTMDIMLRHYETECQFHTVECPQCGDAVLHNQLAVHYMAGCIGGNPSTAGDEDSRLTVHDVRAAVEELKAMVRNPLQDQLPALQSQMNTLIEGSRNDTANLLETVRSLTRSADTIKAEVTQIAGNLATTLAEVQRSREGSEEATGGISGASDSAESIPWRKEKKLILRKLEMLAGCPLIDIGALQDSTFLDTRLALISESSPQPPTTHRLSVTEYLSSRAFFGDRVYVLGLTNARHVLRHAGTACGEKKVATIVIWDSRDRYLKVTLMIVKDMFFQARLEVHLEFFCLIPSSRLPSVRHTVRVLHKEPRKSLIMDWWDEVSRSGTKYSHFRIYFAFFKEEGFLHDGDLRLELNQHVS